The nucleotide window CCTGCGCGATCGGCGGGTCCTCATCAGCGGCACGGGTCAGGCGGCGAACGTCCTGAAGATCCGCCCGCCGCTGGCGTTCACCGCCGCGGACGTGACCCGGTTCCTGGAAACCTTCGCCGAAGTCGCGAAGGTCCGGCTGTGAGCTTCGCCGAGCGGCTCCTGGCGGAGAGCGGCCTGGCATCGCCGCACGAGCCCGTGGACGTCGCGCTCGTGAGCGCCCTCCTCGCGCGGCACTACTGCCTCGACGGAGAACTCGAGCGGGTGGCGACGGAGAAGGACGACACCTTCCGGCTCACGACCGGCTCGGGGAACCACCTCGTGAAGGTCTCCCCGCCGGACGAACCGGTGGCCACCGTCGCGCTCCAGACCGCCGTGCTGCGCTTTCTCGAAACCGCCGCCGGGGAGCTTCCGGTCCAGCGGGTGAAGCTGACGGTGGACGGGGCCGACCACGTCCTCCTCGCGGCGCGTGACGGCCGCACCCGCGTGCTCCGCGTGCTCGGCTACGTCGAGGGCGAGGTCCTGGCGCGGACGACGGCGGAGCCGGACCAGCTCGCCCGTGCGGGTGCGGTGCTGGGCCGCGTCGACGTCGCGCTCGCGGCGTTCGGCCACCCCGCCGACCGGCGCGGGCTGGTGTGGGACCTCCGGCACTTCGCCCGGCTGGCCGGACTCGTCGAGCACGTGCCGGACCCCGGGCACCGCCGGCTGGCGGGCGAGGTCTTCGCGCTCTTCGAGGCGGCTGTCGTCCCGGCCCTCGACCACCTGGAGACGCAGGTGCTCCACGGCGACTTCAGCCCGCACAACATCGTCGTGGACCGGCGGCACGACGAGTTCGTGACCGGGGTCATCGACTTCGGGGACACCGTGCGCAGCGCGGTGATCTTCGACCCCGCCGTGCCGCTGGCGAACCTGCTCGGCCGGACGCCGGGCAGCCCCTGGCGCGAAGCCTGCGCCTTCGCCGCCGGCTACACCGGGGTGCGGCCGGTCGCGGACCGGGAACTGCCGCTGCTCCCGATCGCCGCGCTCGCCCGGCTCACGCTGCGCGCGCTGCTGGCCGGCTGGCGCGCGCAGCGCGTCCCGGACCGGCGGGACTACCTCTTCGAACACGCCGAGGACGACTGGCTCAACGTGGCGCGCGCACTGGCCGTGCCGCTCGACGACGTCGTCGCCCACCTCACGAAAGGAACACGGCCATGATCGAGTTCGAGCCCAAGTACATCACGTTCGACATGCACGGGACGCTGATCCGGTGGCACATCACGGACCTGACCCGCGAGCGGCTGGCCGACATCGTGCCGGCCGACCGGATGGCCGAAGTCCTCGACCGGTTCAAGTGGCAGCGGCTCGACGAGGTCCTGAACCCGTGGAAGCCGTTCCCGGACATCATCCACGACTCGCTGCGCAAGACCCTCGAACGCTTCGGCCTGCCGTACCGGAAGGCCGACAGCCAGGCCATCGTGGACGCGATCCCGACCTGGGGGCCCTACCCCGAGGTGCCCGAAGCGCTGCGGACGCTGGCGTCCCGCTACCCGCTGGTCATCCTCAGCAACGCCGCCGACGACCAGGTCATGAGCAACGTGGAGAAGCTCGAGGCCCCGTTCCACGCGGTCTACACCGCCGAGCAGGCCCAGGCCTACAAGCCGCGGTACCAGGCCTTCGAGTACATGCTGACGCAGCTCGGCTGCGGACCGCGGGACATCCTGCACGTCTCCGCCAGCCCGCGCTACGACCTCATGGCCGCGACCGACCTGGGCATCACGCACAAGGTCCACGTCAACCGCGGGTTCGAGCCCAGCACGCCCGGCTACGGCTACCACGAAGTCACCCTGCTCTCCCAGGTGCCTCCGCTGCTCGGCCTCTGAGGATCAGGAACCCTGGCCGGTCTTTTCCGTGAGCGTCTGGAGGTAGTGCAGGTCGAGGGCCCGGGTGAAGGCGGCGGCGTCCCGGGCCGCCAGCGCGTGGACGATGGCCTGGTGCTCCTGCAGGAGTGAGTCTTCCGACGGGTACCAGCGCTCGAGCCGGTTGATCGACAGGGACGACTCGGCGATCAGCGTCGAATAGGCCCGCTGGATCCGCGAGTTGCCGGACGCGGCCACCAGGGTGCTGTGGAACCGCAGGTCGAGTTCGACGACGTCCCGCCACCGGCCCGAGCGTTCCGCCGGGCCGATCTCGTCGACGATCGCCTGCAGTTCGGTCACGGTCCGCTCGAGGACGTCGTCGTCGGCGGCCAGCACCTTCTCGCCGCAGCGGGCCTCGAGGGTCTGGCGGGCCTCGTAGATCTCGGCGATGTCCTCGGGCGTGATGTCGGTGACGAAGACGCCGCGGTTGGGGATGCGGACCAGCAGGCCT belongs to Amycolatopsis tolypomycina and includes:
- a CDS encoding phosphotransferase, encoding MSFAERLLAESGLASPHEPVDVALVSALLARHYCLDGELERVATEKDDTFRLTTGSGNHLVKVSPPDEPVATVALQTAVLRFLETAAGELPVQRVKLTVDGADHVLLAARDGRTRVLRVLGYVEGEVLARTTAEPDQLARAGAVLGRVDVALAAFGHPADRRGLVWDLRHFARLAGLVEHVPDPGHRRLAGEVFALFEAAVVPALDHLETQVLHGDFSPHNIVVDRRHDEFVTGVIDFGDTVRSAVIFDPAVPLANLLGRTPGSPWREACAFAAGYTGVRPVADRELPLLPIAALARLTLRALLAGWRAQRVPDRRDYLFEHAEDDWLNVARALAVPLDDVVAHLTKGTRP
- a CDS encoding GntR family transcriptional regulator, with the translated sequence MNNLNLQAIDYPSVSGTIAAQIRNNILGGTLQPAQALSESEIAKQLGVSRGPVREALQRLVQEGLLVRIPNRGVFVTDITPEDIAEIYEARQTLEARCGEKVLAADDDVLERTVTELQAIVDEIGPAERSGRWRDVVELDLRFHSTLVAASGNSRIQRAYSTLIAESSLSINRLERWYPSEDSLLQEHQAIVHALAARDAAAFTRALDLHYLQTLTEKTGQGS
- a CDS encoding haloacid dehalogenase type II, giving the protein MIEFEPKYITFDMHGTLIRWHITDLTRERLADIVPADRMAEVLDRFKWQRLDEVLNPWKPFPDIIHDSLRKTLERFGLPYRKADSQAIVDAIPTWGPYPEVPEALRTLASRYPLVILSNAADDQVMSNVEKLEAPFHAVYTAEQAQAYKPRYQAFEYMLTQLGCGPRDILHVSASPRYDLMAATDLGITHKVHVNRGFEPSTPGYGYHEVTLLSQVPPLLGL